The Bacillus sp. (in: firmicutes) genome has a segment encoding these proteins:
- a CDS encoding ABC transporter ATP-binding protein yields MIEIHDVSHSYQKKKVLDSVNLVVEKNELCALVGRNGAGKSTLIHLMLDLLPLKTGTIHLNGIPVQKNGWKKTVSYLPEKFQLYPNLTGEENIRFFASLENGNVDEEKLAEKLQLVRLWDDRKEQVSGYSKGMLQRLGLAVMLYFDTELLILDEPTSGLDPIGRIEILSILKSLKDKTILLSSHHIDEINQICSHVAYLKDGKMEKYTVGDFETKILNEGALA; encoded by the coding sequence ATGATTGAGATTCATGATGTATCCCATTCCTATCAGAAAAAAAAGGTGCTTGATTCGGTAAACCTAGTCGTTGAAAAAAATGAATTATGTGCGTTAGTAGGACGAAATGGTGCTGGGAAATCGACGCTTATTCATTTAATGTTAGATTTATTACCGTTGAAAACAGGAACGATTCATTTGAATGGCATTCCCGTTCAAAAAAATGGATGGAAGAAAACAGTCTCTTATTTGCCTGAGAAGTTTCAATTATATCCTAATCTTACAGGTGAAGAAAATATCCGCTTTTTTGCTTCTTTAGAAAACGGCAATGTTGATGAGGAAAAATTAGCGGAAAAATTGCAGCTTGTTCGTCTTTGGGATGATCGCAAAGAGCAAGTTTCAGGCTATTCAAAGGGGATGTTGCAGCGACTTGGTTTAGCTGTCATGCTTTATTTTGATACAGAACTGTTAATTTTAGATGAGCCGACAAGTGGACTCGATCCGATTGGCAGAATTGAGATTTTATCAATTTTAAAATCTTTAAAGGATAAAACAATCTTACTGTCATCACATCATATTGATGAAATCAACCAAATTTGCTCCCATGTTGCCTATTTAAAGGATGGGAAGATGGAAAAGTATACAGTTGGTGATTTTGAAACAAAAATATTAAATGAAGGAGCACTTGCATGA
- a CDS encoding copper ABC transporter permease, protein MNYIWKEWKEQSRGKGIWLALAMIILLSFFILLEARSLPSEQGFTVFLLSLFEMNVFILPLLSIFIASFSIIQEKELKTLMILTTKQESFQSFLFKKSMAVQAVILGVFVAWYIVFAVVMKFFFYFNVSFFIAFLLSIIFLLIIFNQIGLFLGSICNTRMQLIGANIFTWFLFVYLADLLFLYLLPTVNYDNVQVFSVFFFLDPIHTIPFYLETSLGVFSLDHMSRLMEKMVWASPVLFLVIDVVIWVVLSFVLSILLKRKGERI, encoded by the coding sequence ATGAATTATATTTGGAAGGAATGGAAGGAACAATCGAGAGGTAAAGGCATATGGCTGGCACTAGCGATGATTATTCTTTTATCATTCTTTATTCTACTAGAAGCACGTTCATTGCCATCTGAGCAGGGTTTTACTGTTTTTCTCTTATCTTTATTCGAAATGAATGTTTTTATATTACCGCTATTAAGTATATTTATTGCTTCTTTTTCTATTATTCAAGAAAAAGAACTAAAAACTTTAATGATATTAACAACGAAGCAGGAGTCGTTTCAAAGCTTTTTATTTAAGAAAAGCATGGCTGTTCAAGCTGTTATATTAGGTGTTTTTGTTGCTTGGTATATTGTCTTTGCAGTTGTAATGAAGTTTTTCTTCTATTTCAATGTAAGCTTTTTTATAGCTTTTCTACTTTCAATCATATTCTTGCTTATTATTTTTAATCAAATTGGCTTATTTTTAGGTAGCATTTGTAATACAAGGATGCAACTAATAGGTGCTAATATCTTTACATGGTTTTTATTCGTCTATTTAGCAGATTTATTATTCCTATATTTATTGCCAACAGTAAACTATGATAATGTCCAAGTATTTTCGGTCTTTTTCTTTTTAGACCCAATTCATACGATTCCTTTTTATTTAGAAACATCTTTAGGAGTTTTTTCGTTAGACCATATGTCACGACTAATGGAAAAAATGGTCTGGGCGTCACCAGTATTGTTTTTAGTAATTGATGTTGTTATTTGGGTCGTTCTATCTTTCGTGCTTAGCATTCTATTAAAACGAAAGGGTGAAAGAATATGA
- a CDS encoding ATP-binding protein gives MGIQNFNLMVDCPSMNTYLPFLQKLSREALQHLEEDVQTKICFAVNEGLINALRYSDDEANMTFAINKNNDYIEFIIKNYGEEISNLVLEDITSRSFDDILWEENGRGFLIINEIIDEWSFCRDEKGRNVLNMKMNMTGEKIYV, from the coding sequence ATGGGAATCCAAAATTTTAATTTGATGGTTGATTGTCCATCTATGAACACTTACCTTCCGTTTTTGCAAAAACTTAGTAGAGAAGCGTTGCAGCATTTGGAGGAAGATGTTCAAACAAAAATTTGCTTTGCTGTTAATGAAGGGTTAATTAATGCTTTAAGGTACTCCGACGACGAAGCCAATATGACATTTGCAATTAACAAGAATAATGATTATATCGAGTTTATTATAAAAAACTATGGTGAAGAAATTTCAAATCTAGTACTTGAAGATATAACTTCTCGCTCGTTTGATGACATATTGTGGGAGGAAAATGGAAGAGGTTTCTTAATTATTAATGAAATTATAGATGAGTGGTCGTTTTGCAGGGATGAGAAAGGCAGGAATGTTTTGAATATGAAAATGAACATGACTGGAGAAAAAATATATGTTTGA
- the nosD gene encoding nitrous oxide reductase family maturation protein NosD, translating to MKIQAFVIAVFAMLGISSIAIADESLQSLIDQTPANGTLQLEGKTYEGNITISSPITIIGTEKTVVRGEGKGNVITVKASNVTLKNFTVTNSGQDRNSGEEYAGVKLMKDGNIVDGIKTIDCFHGIYLSQSHNNIVKNVTVIGRQNGEIAGQGNGIQLYYSNDNELINNYIDGTRDGIFFDYSMGNISKGNEIHHTRYGLHYMYSNQNEFYRNIFTFNTGGAAIMESRGTILEDNQFTLNQGTRSYGLLLLSSDDTVITNNLFFQNQRGIYMDQSLKAIVSDNEFLQNQIGIEVWASSADQVFSGNKFTNNIAAVLALGGKDNNQWFEGERGNYWGSTNPVLDLDQNGIGDYPIEYKSSLYKLVEDNELAYLFLNSPAIKIYEKMNEVLNKQEVMVTDQYPLIDNGTTMGTSYMYITLILLLLIAGNVYWRKQRRRAQ from the coding sequence GTGAAAATCCAAGCCTTTGTTATTGCTGTGTTTGCTATGCTAGGAATTAGTAGTATTGCAATTGCAGACGAGTCATTGCAGAGCTTAATTGACCAAACGCCTGCGAATGGGACACTTCAGCTTGAAGGAAAAACATATGAAGGCAATATTACTATTTCTTCGCCAATTACTATCATTGGCACGGAAAAAACAGTTGTAAGAGGTGAAGGAAAAGGGAACGTCATTACTGTTAAAGCCTCCAATGTGACATTGAAAAATTTTACTGTAACAAATAGCGGTCAAGACCGTAATTCTGGTGAGGAATACGCAGGCGTTAAACTTATGAAAGATGGAAATATTGTCGATGGAATTAAAACAATCGATTGTTTCCATGGTATTTATTTAAGTCAATCCCACAATAATATCGTCAAGAATGTCACTGTTATTGGCAGACAAAATGGCGAAATAGCCGGCCAAGGCAATGGCATCCAGCTTTATTATTCAAATGATAATGAACTTATCAATAATTATATTGATGGAACGCGTGATGGAATTTTCTTTGACTATTCAATGGGAAATATTTCCAAGGGTAATGAAATTCACCATACTCGGTATGGTCTTCATTATATGTATTCGAATCAAAATGAATTTTACAGAAATATCTTTACGTTTAATACTGGTGGCGCAGCCATCATGGAGTCAAGAGGAACAATTTTAGAAGATAATCAGTTTACATTGAATCAAGGGACACGTTCCTATGGATTGCTTTTATTATCAAGTGATGACACAGTGATCACAAATAATCTGTTTTTTCAAAACCAACGTGGCATTTACATGGATCAATCACTAAAAGCAATCGTAAGTGATAATGAATTTTTGCAAAACCAAATTGGTATTGAAGTATGGGCTTCATCCGCAGACCAAGTATTTAGCGGCAATAAATTCACGAATAATATTGCAGCTGTGTTAGCGCTTGGTGGAAAAGATAACAACCAATGGTTTGAAGGTGAACGCGGAAATTATTGGGGTAGTACGAATCCGGTACTTGATTTAGATCAAAATGGAATTGGCGATTATCCTATTGAGTATAAATCTTCACTATATAAATTAGTAGAAGATAATGAATTAGCCTATTTGTTTTTAAACAGCCCTGCCATCAAAATATACGAAAAAATGAATGAAGTATTAAATAAACAAGAAGTGATGGTTACCGACCAATATCCATTAATTGATAACGGAACAACAATGGGCACTAGCTATATGTATATTACTTTAATATTACTTTTATTGATTGCAGGAAATGTTTATTGGAGAAAACAAAGGAGAAGAGCACAATGA
- a CDS encoding methyl-accepting chemotaxis protein: MKWMFAPGIYLINKFKYSGKFAILAFIVLVPLILLSYFLLMEINNDIHDAQDAVDGANYNNELKTFLQYMQQHRGMSSGYLNGDQTFKALIEEKQKQLTNEITKIDQIDKVVGTKFDTTTQWTELKNKWNTINSDVFSMKAQESFNAHTEITIGTLELIKDTADASKLTVTPLIEASYLRESTINQLPLLTETMGKARANGLTVANKKALTNDERVQLISYMSSIRETSQNLERAYEIIHLENPTIGKELEKTFQAAKQETTAFLNVFENRIIKTIDIEGQQFFELATKSIDANFALYNHETQLLNGLLLERVNQLETKKLLLATVVVALFLIAGYLVISFFISVKETVNNLVATSSEMAKGNLTIRTRIKSQDELRLVGNAFNHMADSFSVMIKKSQEAVEQLASSSEQLSASADETEQTAMQIATTINGVASGATQQSDQVSNMLEMIIDTKSQVDIGNEKVTETLKQAHASTIFASDGNAAISEAISRLGDVTRTVQFATDSIQKLGKRSDEIGGIIKVITDISEQTNLLALNAAIEAARAGEQGKGFAVVAAEVRKLAEQSNMAASRIIQLIESIQSETSVTVRTMESNLTAVQGQVNIIQKGGDSLKEIVQNVEETEVSVQELQQVLFTLGKIADKVLKSVQTVATITEDTAASAEEVAASAEEQSATVEEMSSSSLALAKLAEELQSEIRRFQV; this comes from the coding sequence ATGAAATGGATGTTTGCTCCAGGAATCTACTTAATAAATAAGTTTAAATATTCAGGGAAATTTGCTATTCTGGCTTTTATTGTTCTCGTCCCATTAATATTGCTTTCCTATTTTTTACTTATGGAAATTAATAATGATATTCACGATGCACAGGATGCAGTAGATGGTGCCAACTATAATAATGAACTAAAAACTTTTTTACAATATATGCAGCAACACCGTGGGATGTCTTCAGGCTATTTGAATGGTGACCAAACTTTTAAAGCGCTGATTGAAGAAAAGCAAAAACAGCTTACAAATGAAATAACAAAAATTGATCAAATTGATAAAGTTGTTGGAACGAAGTTCGATACAACAACGCAATGGACAGAACTCAAAAATAAATGGAACACAATTAATAGTGACGTTTTTTCAATGAAAGCACAAGAAAGCTTTAATGCCCATACGGAAATTACGATTGGAACGCTTGAATTGATTAAAGATACTGCAGATGCCTCTAAGCTTACAGTTACTCCACTTATTGAAGCGAGTTATTTAAGGGAATCGACTATTAATCAATTACCACTGTTAACTGAAACAATGGGGAAAGCACGAGCTAATGGGCTAACAGTTGCGAACAAAAAAGCACTAACTAATGACGAAAGAGTTCAACTTATTTCCTATATGAGCTCTATTCGCGAAACGTCCCAAAATTTAGAACGTGCTTATGAAATAATCCATCTAGAAAATCCAACTATTGGGAAAGAGTTAGAAAAAACATTTCAAGCTGCGAAGCAGGAAACAACAGCATTTCTTAATGTTTTTGAAAATAGAATTATTAAAACAATCGATATTGAAGGCCAGCAGTTTTTTGAGTTAGCAACGAAGTCAATTGATGCAAATTTTGCTTTATATAACCATGAAACACAACTACTAAACGGGCTTTTACTAGAGCGAGTTAATCAATTAGAGACGAAAAAACTGCTTCTAGCTACTGTAGTAGTCGCTTTATTTCTTATTGCAGGTTACTTAGTCATTTCGTTTTTTATATCTGTAAAAGAAACAGTTAATAATTTAGTAGCAACCTCTAGCGAGATGGCTAAAGGGAATTTAACAATTAGGACAAGGATAAAGTCACAAGATGAATTACGATTAGTTGGGAATGCTTTTAACCATATGGCTGACTCTTTTTCAGTCATGATTAAAAAGAGTCAGGAAGCAGTAGAGCAATTGGCTAGTTCTTCAGAACAGCTGTCAGCTAGCGCAGATGAGACAGAACAGACAGCTATGCAAATTGCCACTACAATTAATGGTGTTGCCTCTGGTGCAACACAACAATCTGATCAAGTAAGCAATATGTTAGAAATGATAATAGACACTAAATCACAAGTTGATATTGGTAATGAGAAGGTAACAGAAACATTGAAACAAGCACATGCATCAACAATATTTGCCAGCGATGGAAATGCAGCTATTTCAGAGGCTATTAGCCGTTTAGGTGATGTAACAAGAACGGTCCAATTTGCGACAGATTCAATCCAAAAGCTAGGGAAAAGGTCAGATGAAATCGGCGGCATAATTAAAGTAATTACGGACATTTCTGAACAAACGAATTTATTAGCGCTTAATGCAGCTATTGAAGCAGCTAGAGCGGGAGAGCAAGGAAAAGGATTTGCCGTTGTTGCTGCAGAGGTAAGAAAATTAGCGGAACAATCGAATATGGCGGCAAGTCGAATCATACAATTAATTGAGTCAATTCAATCAGAGACATCGGTAACAGTGAGGACGATGGAAAGTAATTTAACAGCTGTTCAAGGACAGGTTAATATTATTCAAAAAGGTGGAGATTCTCTTAAAGAAATCGTCCAAAATGTAGAAGAAACAGAAGTAAGTGTCCAAGAGCTTCAGCAAGTATTATTTACACTAGGGAAAATTGCCGATAAAGTATTAAAATCTGTACAAACTGTAGCGACGATTACTGAAGATACAGCAGCTTCTGCGGAAGAAGTGGCTGCTTCTGCTGAGGAACAATCGGCAACCGTTGAAGAAATGTCATCCAGTTCACTAGCCTTGGCTAAATTAGCGGAGGAACTTCAAAGTGAAATTAGAAGATTCCAAGTATAA
- a CDS encoding STAS domain-containing protein, which yields MFDKNKVEIKSDMIHGFQRIIFSGSLLYGETERIREQVFSLLLDCDGYIIDLQNVDFIDSTGFGILVSIARKLKNSQNRMVVIINNKSILQLFNITKLTLIFPVVQTKEEAVTFLLEDMHDSPKLSIDDY from the coding sequence ATGTTTGACAAGAACAAGGTTGAAATCAAATCGGACATGATTCACGGCTTTCAAAGAATTATATTCTCTGGGTCTCTCCTTTACGGCGAAACGGAAAGAATAAGAGAACAAGTATTTTCGCTGCTTTTAGATTGTGACGGCTATATTATTGATTTACAAAATGTCGATTTCATTGATAGTACAGGGTTTGGAATATTGGTTAGTATTGCCAGGAAATTAAAGAATAGCCAAAATCGCATGGTCGTGATCATTAACAACAAATCCATTTTACAACTATTTAACATTACGAAATTAACATTAATCTTCCCAGTTGTTCAGACGAAGGAAGAAGCCGTTACATTTTTACTAGAAGATATGCACGATTCGCCGAAGCTATCTATTGATGATTATTAA